TGACATATCGATAAGGCACCAATATGTTGACAAAAcaatcagaaatttatgtcaccaaaaaaatttctacttaaAAGACTTAATACAAGTGacaacaaaaagtaaattaccaATAGTGGTAAAACAAGTAATCcaaatgactttttaattgaaataagtcAGGAAAAACAACACAACTCTTCTCTGTCTTCGGAATCAACATTTGCATGTCGGCgtatttataccaaaaaagatgactttgagacaaaaaaaaaatttttcttatccttttaaaagacatcttatagttgtctctgtgctacttgggaaGCAAAAGATCCTAGAGTTGATTTTAGAgtatagattttaataaacaattaaatttcaattacattttataaatttggtaATAATACTCAGGCAATCACGTATTGACTGTAGGTTGCTtgttaatcataattttaataaaaattttacgttcGAAATTTGAATCGAATATTCAAATCCCAATcgaataatacaaataattcgaaagatttctctctaaaaatgaattagtgaaattcactgcgaaGCAGTGGATGGTCACTATTTCCATaactataagtataccactaattcaaccagtggtatacttatagctggttcccagtgaatattcactaattcggagtaaatttcactgactcatttttagagagtacaaAAGTAACATACCCTTTGAATATAGTGTTTGAATAAagtaccctgattaaaaaaaataattcgataggattaaaaaggattaattttttcatcattttcgCTCTTTccaaattatgaaaatcatttttgaaatttcccatatCAAATCATCCTTAATATTGTAAAAGcgtcataatttaaaatgatttaaaacgattaaagTTTTAATCATTCCGAAAcctttttaatactaaaataatatttgaatttttgtcaCCGGTTATTATATGAGATGATTTAGccagtattaaaaattttgaattattccgaatattttttaatcctgcacgcagataatttttgagtaaaaattatccaTAAGTTTGATACTGTAAGGACATCTAGCCAgttactaaatttttagtatGTTGTTAGTGGAAATTGCACTTCATTTACATGCTATCaagtagtatattttacaatgtgcatggcaaaaatttatatatttaccacAAGTCCTCacagtatcatattttttgcgtaatttttattaaaaatttctctgtgggttaaaatatgattaaaaatgatttgaaagtattaaaaagtagaacaatttattacgtcattgaaaaatatttatatcgaAAAATCTTAATCTAGGCATGATGATTGTTTTTAATCCGTAATTGACGCACAAAATGGaataattcagaaaaatagtaatttgttTCTGCGGGCATTGACgtaaatgatgataaaaaagaaGCTCAACAAAATAATTGTCGACAGTAAGTTTACTAAATTACGTCAAGTGAATTTGTtgtctatagaaaaaaaattattattaaaaatttttaatcgtttcgaatactttttaatcctgaaataatatttaaatttctgccTCCAGGTATGATATGAAATGATTTGGCCAGTATTCAAAATtccccttattaaaagaaccggtttaaaatgattaaaaaaaaaaaattttaaatactttttaatgtttttgaatactttgaatttttttgaatcaccctttttatgggcatttaatattgcaaatcgtttcttttaatcagggttttaATCAttctgaatactttttaattctgaaaatatgattaaaaatattttgaaagtattaaaaattttttaataattttaaattatttcgtttaatcagggtattCATATTTTAGAATTGACTTGAATAATTCGGATGTTCTGAATAGTacgaaaaattaatactttctaaaaaatttaaaagttattacataattcaaaatcttggtaataattaaaaaaacttacaaataattcaaatacaacgaattatttaaaaattataattatttgatttgcCATAAACAGTTCGTAAGTTCAAATTATTCACACACATTTCTAATAATGAAAACTCGCATGCGCGTGCGTCTGCGTCGTAGATCATTCTCCCTCTAAAATTCAACCATAtgatctatattattattgctacCACCTGACAGTATTATAAGTTCATTAagttcttcaaaaatatttacactaaaaaaaaaaaaatttaattaataatacagtTTCATACACATCCATATgtagtatatatatgaaaaatttgtatatcatcagtttttttaaattaattaattaattatcttcacacatgtttatttaaatttaaatagttgaCAAATAATGccgcaaataaataataataataataacaatgttaataacaaaatgaTTTACGAACTAGCTAAAGATTATTCAGCTTATATGAAAGTTGATTTACCTAATcaggtatttttttattaactttcgattcttcaataataataataacaataataatattaatattaaatttacagacattaaaaattcatgacACTATTGAAGAAATGATGATACGTCTAGAAGAATTTGAATCAATTGTTGGAATggtaattaacaaaatatatatataataaatatataatctattcatattataattaataggtACAAAATTTACGTGCTGAATGTACATTTGAACATCTAGTAAGATTTCGTTCAGTTAACCCTCAATTACTGGAATTATGTAAACGAATAGATGCACTGGAGCATGTAGTAGCACGTGCAAATATTGACTTGACAAATCTTGAAGCTGCTGTTGACACGGCTGAGATTGAATTGGGTGTCAGTACAACAGTGTCTGACCGGCTCCTTGGTATTTTTAATCCACTTTCTCTATTTGTAAGTTACTATTTATCACATAACTGGACTTACcttaaagtaacaaaaaaatcaatccatttaaaattatttttttttctgattacAGAAATATAAAAGTGATAGTAGTGCGCTTGTAACAACACCAAGAACTGATGCGACAATCGATTTACCTCCGATATTTCGTACTAAAGATGCATTTGAATCACAGCAAAAACAATAATGAATTCATGAATATTATGTAATGTCAACTGATCTCATTAATCAAgccatcatttattttattggtacacattaatatatattaaaggaTCAGTGACCAATGGGATCAAGTatcatgaaataaaattcctgATATCAGCCCTAGTAGCGTTTTTAAGAaagttttatgtaaatttgtattttaaacgAGTCTGCATGATCAGTCTTGGCAAGATACTTCCATAAAATATCTTAATTAAGTCTGTTGCAATACTTGGCTAGGATACTTGTGTAAGATTCTTTAGGCCAAACTTGCTGCAGAATTTCTTAAGATACCTGCAGATGGCTACTTTTACTTCATGACTCGAATATTCAGCATTTATATAGTAAATTCAGTGGTGCTCACATTGTgttcgatttatttttttcgagtgacaatattaataatttgtagagctttaaattttaaggACCACTGGATTTGCTCTAAGTACTGAACTAAAGCagcgaacaaaaaaaaaataaataaacctgATATCTTAAGCAATTTTGTAGCAAATCTGGTTAAGAATTACTGCAGACTGTTTCTACCGATCTCCGTAGATCTTTAGAAAGAATCTGCAAATAGTACACTTATGAACTTAATCTTGTTCAAATCTTCCGTAAGAGATTTACTGAAGAACTTTCGTCAAGTAATTTACTTAAGACAATGCTACTAGAGTAGGATCTAGtggtgaaataaaattactggaTCAGTTAATGGaccaacataaaaatatattttaaaataattgttgagtaatttgttgatttattatttaaataaaattaatatattaataaataataattagttaattgtaattaatacaTGGTTTGTCTTGGCATGATTTTATTTGGGCTTCTTTTTCACCAATAGAACATCCACCAGAAACACAATGTCTCCATCGTGTCATTTTACCTGGGCCACATGTTACACTACAGCATGACCATTTGCCCCAATGGTCCCATAGTTTAGCTTTTCGtgctgtaataataaattctttatttctaataaaagaaaaaaacagtcgattgaattaaatttcaatagatggaaaaaaaaaatacatgaattaaaaattttcaaaaaacggggtaattggtttcggtccgattttcgaaaattgagttttcatcAAATATCGACCTCTTTgtcctagaaagctattctgacaaTTTTTGGGTGGACTTCCGGCCGTGTGTGTGTAAAgtgaacgaattaaccgatttgaACATACtttgcggcaatcgaaagggcttaCTAAGACTAAGAACTGATTAGATTCTGGAGTCGATCGGTCgagtagtttacaagttatacgaaaaataaaaattaaaaaagaaattgtttTCTCAGTTTTTGTTGCATAATTCGTAAATCGCTGGACCGATTTGTTTCTAAGTTTGatcaaattcaattttcaacaaggtctttcgattgccgcagAGCACGTGCAAATCGGTCGATTTGTTCACAAAATATCGTCAGacaaaaatcactttttttcaacgaGATGTACATTTTTTCGGACCAATCGTTATTTGACCTCGAAGGGCTCATAAGTTTaccaataataacgttttcgggaaaagagcgggaagttttagagttggcccacagggtcaaccgtttttcaaaattttttttttatggcaaatttaataataaaatattacctTGAGTTGAACATGTTGGCAATGTGCATGTTCTTAATTGTGATTGTTTTTCATTCAAACCGCAACCACCAACTAGACAATATCTATTACGTTTAATATGACCGATACCACATGTTACACTACAACCTGACCATTTTGTCCAGTGTGTCCATACTTTAGGTTCTTCATTATcatctattataaaaaaaaatgttttttcaaatattttatcacaTCTCTTgtcaatttttacaatttatcaaaaaaatggGAAGAATCATCGACTAATTATAGAATTCACActaaaattgtataattattaGTGTCTTTGATACTAATATGCtcccgttttttaaatatatgtgttacAGAGTTGAAATTTGGCATGAACGTTTATTGTCATGTAGGTATTTCCCATAAAACAGCTTTAATAAAATCGACTTCTAAGGAAGTTTGCGGGGGCGTCAAACGTTAATATGCTCCCGTTTTTTAAAGATATGTGTTACAGAGTTCAAATTTGGCAGGAATATTCATTATGTCgtgtaattatatacaaaaatggGTTTCAAACgtatattattaattctttATACAATATTTGAACTGAATTACTTTGgtaaatttatgttaaaaaaaaattattatattttttaattaaaatagtaagAACTTTTCCTTTTATCCGAGATCTTATGAGAAAAGAACGTATCTTTgtaacttaataaaaataagtaaacaatttttttcgtcCGATCGTTAtaattgtggtgttattatttctaatttaagtacgtgttattaatttttatagcttaTTGCGATTATATCAATACGATTGCAGAGGAAGTCACAGGTCGTAGCCATAGttgtagaaataattttaatcataaaaaaaaaattatcattaaacttTAATTACGCCCAAGGAAGCGGCGGCTAACGGCCAATAattcataaaacttttaacgagtaaaaaaaaaaaaaaatttcaaacaaatcaAAGTTCCAAAACTATCTGATCGAGCACAAAAATTTCCATTATATATTACCTGGTTTTGATATTTCTGTACTATTATTCAATTCTTCATTATTTACATCActgattatcattattaatacaataataattatctttatcatttccttttaattaaattcattattaattactttacgtataaaatttttccttaatttaataaaaaaaaactgacaaTTTGATATGCAGATACATTCAGAtctgttgataaaaaatgaaatgaatatatacttgaattgtttttttttttgttttattacaaAAGAGCTTCCGAGTTtactgaaaatataaattaataaaacaattaaaaaatatacaagttattaaataattatttctacataaattaaagtctaaaaaaagttttgcgCGAACGTCCAATAGGAATTTGTCCTTGTAAGCGAAGTTGACGTACAGCTTCTCGTAAGTGTTTCGGTTGAACAGGACCACTGTCATTATATTCTTCCATTACATCTAATgctaattaatgaaaaaatatcaagtcattaaattattttttaaaaattaatcttactattgaaaataaatatgatttacCTTTCTCAACAATTTCACCGACAAATACTTTAGCGATACCTGACATGGCAATaacaacattttgtgatacaGAACAACCGGTTATTGTTTGCATTatctatttttgaataaatagttgacagttaattatttgtttaattttgccattaattaattaataatttataataaataaataacttaaaattaccCTTTTGATAGCGGCTTTAGGAAATGCAGCACGACGAAACATTTCATAACGATCTAACTGTGCTTCTGTAAAATTAGAAACTAATActctgaaaataatataatgtttttaattaaaacgactattactaataataattaataattgggGCTGTACAATTTAGTCAGATAAGAAGGTGTGAAAGCCAAAGGTGGAGAAGCAAATTCCGAAGTTCTTACAGAAAGTGCTGAAAATTTGTGgttgagaatttttaatagctATGAAAACACTCGTAAGATTCAAAACGAGAAACGTGGGACGCATGCAATACATGACTTTAAGAAGTGTAGAGAGGAGCTATCAATAAGAAAACTTACACATCAGCTCATATCATTTGCAGTACAATGAAATTGTTAGTTGAACTATTAGTGCATCAATTATCTGCTGCATGCGGCacaattcaacacaaattgaACAGATAGCATAATCTTTAATCAGAATACAATGAgactatttgaaaatatattttctatgtGATTAATTAAGACATTGAGTTGaattcgaattaaaaaaattttttaaatacagtactaacattttttttttttttaaaccttgAATTAGTTTTGGATAATTGTGAGTTTACTCAAGTTCCGTAAACATAGAACAGTCGATTAAGTAATGGATTAgtagtaaataaacaaatagatggttaataaaaaaaaaaaatgcatacaATTCTGTTGATTCCAGtacgattttaaaaattttcaatagattggaggtttttttttaatgcccgGGTTTTTATCTCTGATATCTGGGgttcagaaaaattgaaatagcAACCGCTTGGGCAGTGGACCTGACTTTCATCTGAAATCGtt
This window of the Microplitis mediator isolate UGA2020A chromosome 8, iyMicMedi2.1, whole genome shotgun sequence genome carries:
- the LOC130673991 gene encoding biogenesis of lysosome-related organelles complex 1 subunit 4-like, with protein sequence MPQINNNNNNNVNNKMIYELAKDYSAYMKVDLPNQTLKIHDTIEEMMIRLEEFESIVGMVQNLRAECTFEHLVRFRSVNPQLLELCKRIDALEHVVARANIDLTNLEAAVDTAEIELGVSTTVSDRLLGIFNPLSLFKYKSDSSALVTTPRTDATIDLPPIFRTKDAFESQQKQ
- the LOC130673992 gene encoding thrombospondin-2-like, whose product is MIKIIIIVLIMIISDVNNEELNNSTEISKPDDNEEPKVWTHWTKWSGCSVTCGIGHIKRNRYCLVGGCGLNEKQSQLRTCTLPTCSTQARKAKLWDHWGKWSCCSVTCGPGKMTRWRHCVSGGCSIGEKEAQIKSCQDKPCINYN